The genomic region GGAGGCAGTGAACGACTTGCGCGGATGGAAAAAGACCTGGAAGATGTAAAAAAGAATGTTGAAGAGATAAAAAAGAAACTGGATGAGATCTGATTATTTATGGAAGCTCCCACTATGCAGAAGATCGTGGACATCGGTGAGGCAATTCGCCATCCTTCGCGGCTGAAGATCATTCATCTGCTGTCACAGCGGGAATGGTATGTCTATGAACTTGCCAAGGAGCTGAAGGTCAGCAGGCAGGTCCTTTATCTTCATTTAAAACGACTTGAAAAGTCAGGATTTGTAGAA from Methanosarcinales archaeon harbors:
- a CDS encoding winged helix-turn-helix transcriptional regulator codes for the protein MEAPTMQKIVDIGEAIRHPSRLKIIHLLSQREWYVYELAKELKVSRQVLYLHLKRLEKSGFVEGDLRLEEDDMRAKNFYRLKGFKVEVGLEDLEKIF